From Ignavibacteriales bacterium, the proteins below share one genomic window:
- a CDS encoding methyltransferase domain-containing protein has product MPESSQHDEYLLGVNQQELERLQFQHSVWGSVTRKFLARLGVQSGCRCLDVGAGPGLVSIDLREMVGETGEVTALDPSEFYLDSLRKQATALGWTNVSCLQGTAEQTSLPAGAYDIVFVRWVVAFVPDAEKFLTRLFATLRPGGIVAIQDYYYEGLSLYPRGGPWDGMPDIVRAYYRSGGGDAYVTGKIPEMFARHGLRLIDFTPTCLAGGPTSGVMEWAHRFFSLHIPLMADKGIISHEQADHLLKDWQAHRQNPNTLFFSPLVVDVAGKRPE; this is encoded by the coding sequence ATGCCAGAGTCCAGTCAACACGACGAATACCTGCTTGGTGTGAACCAACAGGAACTTGAGCGTCTCCAGTTCCAGCACAGCGTCTGGGGATCGGTCACGAGGAAATTCCTTGCCCGCCTGGGAGTTCAATCCGGATGTCGCTGCCTCGATGTCGGTGCGGGGCCTGGCCTGGTTTCCATCGACCTCCGGGAAATGGTCGGAGAGACCGGCGAAGTCACCGCCCTCGATCCGTCGGAATTCTATCTCGACTCGCTCAGGAAACAGGCGACCGCTCTTGGATGGACCAATGTCTCTTGCCTGCAGGGAACAGCCGAGCAGACTTCACTTCCTGCGGGCGCATATGATATTGTCTTCGTTCGCTGGGTTGTTGCGTTTGTGCCCGATGCCGAAAAATTTCTCACGCGGCTCTTTGCAACGCTTCGCCCCGGCGGCATCGTTGCCATACAGGACTACTACTACGAAGGTCTCTCGCTCTACCCCCGCGGCGGTCCATGGGATGGTATGCCGGACATCGTGCGCGCATACTACCGCTCGGGAGGCGGCGATGCCTATGTGACCGGAAAGATCCCGGAAATGTTCGCCAGGCATGGGCTGCGTCTGATTGATTTCACGCCCACCTGTCTTGCCGGCGGGCCGACCAGCGGTGTGATGGAGTGGGCTCATCGGTTCTTTTCACTCCACATCCCTCTGATGGCCGACAAAGGCATCATCTCACACGAGCAGGCCGATCACTTGCTGAAAGACTGGCAGGCCCACAGACAGAA